From Magnolia sinica isolate HGM2019 chromosome 13, MsV1, whole genome shotgun sequence, one genomic window encodes:
- the LOC131223963 gene encoding uncharacterized protein LOC131223963, whose product MEMLEKTGEEMAMEIDDQGSISRSSKIVDLLRRFLSIQQRRAEAYSKLRSGFAEYMLSGGDLAYQQLCSEITIEFNDCLKPVLEMESMLLNPDFCRDDLATLLKVVQAQEKQKLRLTATIQILKKAGHPSKRLVSHGHCRFRKPAENKCVHVHELTEAMGTG is encoded by the coding sequence ATGGAAATGTTGGAAAAAACAGGAGAGGAGATGGCCATGGAGATCGACGACCAGGGTAGCATCTCGAGATCATCCAAGATCGTCGATCTCCTCCGTAGATTTCTCAGTATTCAGCAGCGAAGAGCAGAAGCTTACTCAAAGCTACGGAGTGGGTTTGCCGAATACATGTTGAGCGGTGGAGATTTGGCGTACCAACAACTCTGCAGTGAGATCACAATAGAGTTCAACGATTGCTTGAAACCAGTTCTTGAAATGGAATCGATGCTTTTGAACCCAGATTTCTGTCGAGATGACCTTGCCACTCTGCTGAAGGTAGTTCAAGCACAGGAAAAGCAGAAATTGCGTCTGACGGCCACAATTCAGATCTTGAAGAAGGCAGGCCACCCCTCCAAGCGGCTGGTGAGCCACGGACACTGCAGGTTCAGGAAGCCAGCAGAGAACAAGTGTGTACATGTGCACGAGTTAACTGAAGCTATGGGGACGGGT